DNA from Rosa rugosa chromosome 6, drRosRugo1.1, whole genome shotgun sequence:
GTGGTATCAGGAAAGCCTGATGTAATAAACTGGGTCAGTCCAAAACCAATGGCTTTTTGGATTCTTCAAACATGCAGCATAAATTTAAAACCATTCTAAAACCTATAAAGCAGAATTTGCACAAAAAGatttaaggaaaagaaaatgcaaAATCAGAGGCGGCATCAGACAAATGTTGCTCCATGAATTTTGAAGTAATAAGGTGCCTTGTAATCCTTCACAAAAAAACTCTCCTAAACTGGTAAACAGGCAAGATACCTCCATCATACAATACTTTGAATTCGGTTGGTTTTACACAACTATTGAGGGAAATTATCAAAAATAGACTTGCTTGAGAAAATTGGTTAAGACTTTATCTATGCCCACAACTTTTTCAATCTACAATGCATGGCCTCCGTTCTCCACGTCAACTTCTCCCATTCCAGtgtcttcttcatcttcactgcCTGTATCACCCCCAACCTCCTCATTCTCCTGGCGGAGCTTACTCATGTGCTCTTGCAGCAATTTATCTTCCTTTTCACTCACCTGCACAAGAACACCATATTAGACCCAAACAAAAAAGGTTTCTATGCAAAGGTTAAGAAACAGTTGGAGCTGGCTCCAGACTATGAATTAAGATGTCAATGCTCTGGAATCACAACGATAAAGCACAATTCTTAAGACAAAATTTACTTGTAACAGAAACAAAAATGTACACAGAAGAGGGTTGGTACTCACCACTCTTGGTGCTTCCTTCACCAATAGTTTCCCCTTGTGATGCTCTATTGCTTTTGTGCAGGCTACAATTGCATTGCCTAGAACTGTTATACCTTGTTCCTGTCCAACACAGAACAGCAATCATGAATTCATTAGCAAAGAAACCAGTGACAAACTATAGCATGTTACTTTACAGCTGCTTGGAGGAAGTTCAAGAAGACTTCCTAAATCTTCAGATTCCAAAAACATATGTTTAAAAAAGAGATCTTGTATGCCATATTCAAGTGGGAGTAGGAGAAAGCGATGATATAAATGAAATACAAAAGAACCAGCAGTTTAAGCTTGAATATGTTGCTAAAAATGATCAAATGGATAAATCAGCGAATAACAAACTCTTTTTAAAGCACACACAGACATACAACATAcagtaaattaaaaaataaacattacacTAGTGCAGAATCAAATTGGGAAAAGGTTGTGATCCTCCAAGGAGCCAACAAATAAGTATATGTTATCTATTCATATAGGAATGCTCAACATACAATTATCATGCAATGGAACCATAAAAAAACTCAAGATTTGCATCACAGTTTGGCATACCTTATCAAGAGTCTGTGTGGTAAGAACATAGAGTGGAGGAGCAACCAACTTAATCTTCACAGGACAGTCATTGTTGCCCGCAGCTTCTGCTTTCCGCATGGCATCCTGCACAATCACATGTTTAGAATGTTATCAAGCCAAAAATAAGAACCATATAAGAAAAAGACGAGGCCGCAAAGGGGAACTATTATACCTTAATGTGAAGAACACCATCAAACTGGAAACACTTCATTTCAATATCAGCACGGATCTTCAATGGTTGTGGTGTCATTCTTCTCCTGATGTTCTTTACCAGAGAGTCTTTCACTTCCTCTGACACAGCAGGGACAACCTTAGTAACCTACAAACACATATATAAGGAAATGAAGTGTCTAAGCGAACGAGGCATAACTGGATAATATGCAGCATAAGATAACACACGGCATAAACCATCACAGCCAGTAACACGAATTACCTCCTGTCCATCAGGGCCGGTCTCTTTCACCTCACATGTAAGGGCATTGAGAACTGTATCAGGATCAGTGACAATTACTTTAAAAGCCTGCACAAAGAATAATTCATGTTCAAACTGAAAATAAAGAACACAAAGTACTCTGAAAGGTTGTGAACATTCTCACCTCAAAAGCATGACCATACTTCCGGTACAACGGCCAGCCAATATTGACGTACAACTCCTGTAACAAGTAATTCATTTAGTTATATAGCCTACAAAAATAATGAATGACAAACAAACTAAACAACTGGATTCAATCAATAATTTTCTTCAGCATGTCCTCTCCTGAGCTGAACAAATTTGCAACAAGCACAATTTTAAATAGAAGTGTCTCTATAACACAAACATATATAGTCCTTCCTGCCCCACCCCTATTTAGATGATAGATGACGAAAACAATTAAGCATTCAATCAATAATTTGTTTGAGATTGCCCAATTGAGCCAAAAAAATTCTCAACAAGCACAATCCCAAACGAAAAGAGTGCATCTATAACGCCAACACACTGTTCCTAAGGCCTCTCTCCCCCACACACAGTCACAATAAAATACTGTCCATTTCTGTAGATTCACCTACCTTCGAAGCAATTCAAGTTTCAACTCTAACTCTGCATACTAATGATCCTAGAAGCAACGAAAACCAAATCCACTAAATGAGCATATAACTTTCTAATTGCTTGCAGTGCTATAAATCAATACCTAACATAGTTCTCTGGGTTCAATTGAGCCCCAATCTACATTTCTACCCTaaaattctccaaaaaaaaaaaattcagcacCCAAAGAACAGAAGGAGTTCAAAATAGAGAAGCAAAAAAGTACCTCCAAATCGATGCCGAGAGTCTCAGCGACATGTCGCATGATGGAGTGGACGAGCTTGCTCTTGTTGTACCTCTCCTCACAGGTGGCAATATCCTCCTCGGAAACCCTCCTCTTGCTCAAATCGATGTAGCCCTTCTCCTTGTCGACCCTGAGAACCATGACGGGCTCGATGCGGCCGACCTTGATGAGGCTGCTGACACTCCGAATCCGACGGCGGGAGAGCTCCGAGAACAGAATCATGCCCTCGATGTTGTTGTACTCGAGGAGTGAGACGTACGCACCCATGTCGGCGATGTTCTTCACCTGAATCATCACCGCCATGTCCACCTCCGGGTACCGCGCCTCGTACATCCGGCACTCCAGATTGGGAGTATGGGAAGCCATGCCGAGAATTTGAGAGAGTGGATGCGCCGGAGAATTGAGAGTTAGGGTTTTgagcgcagagagagagagagagagagagtttaagcTAATGTTTTACTCACGGTCCAGAAGAAGCCCTTTTACTACCGGAAACGGCGGTCGTTTCTTTCTGTATTTattctccccctctctcttcgtGGGCCTGAAGTAAAAACCCATTGTAAAGGCCCAGATTTGGAGAACTAAAGCTTATTAAATATTCAATATTAGGGTGAAAGAGCAACGTGTCGATATGTCCGAGTGGTTAAGGAGACAGACTCGAAATCTGTTGGGCTTTGCCTGCGCAGGTTCGAATCCTGCTGTCGACGCTTCTCCCTTCTTTTTGTCAATGCCATTTTTCTCCGGACTTAACTGAGAGAGTTCATTGACAAGAACTCAAGAAGATACTCAAAACATTTCTTTCCGGGAGCATATTCACTGCTACGTGATTAAGATGTTCAATCTCTCGGCATTGATCAGGGTTCTTATTCTCTATCTCCGGTATCTCTACATCTTTGTTTGTTCGATGAGTTTTCACTGTCCTCACAACCTAACCTCGCCAATTGTATAAGAATTAAGCCCAGAATCTAGCCTCCATTGATCTTACAACTAACGAGAACTCAAACTAAGGCACTTTGAAGGTGTGGGGGAGCAATGTCCTTTGAAGCATCAGGTGCCATGTCAACTATCTCAAGAATCAAATCGGAAATTACAAGATCACGTGCTTATAAAGACCTTGACGAGGAACTTACAGGACTGTAAGCTAACAGGCAAAACAGGTTATAAGAAAAATGTACACAATATGACGGTGTAGAATAACTCAAGAACGATGACATGTTATTCCATTAAGACCTGAGTATTCGATTTTGCAAACATACAAACAAAAGTATCTATGTTCAAACTAGGAAATTCGTGTACGATCCACCTCTCCAAGAACACGTTAGAACAGCAAGGCAGTTAAGCTGTTGTGTTAGGAGCAAAGCTACAAGATGCCAATGATACAAAACTCTCAACTCTATCGCCAGCTGAGTTCATTCAAACTGCAGAGACTTCTGTATCGGGACAAAAGACGAGTTGTTTCGGTATTAGCAACAGTTTCACCAAAACATTTTAAGTCTACTAGAAGATGGCCGCTAATGAGAGCTCAGTCAGCTGATAAAGCCAGAGTTGAAGCAGGGAAAAGGAGTGCCACAAATTTTCCCACCTCACTTGAAAGACAAACTACAATTCATTGCGGGTATCATCATTCCCCTTTGACAAAAGCCAACGGAACAGTTGAGATAACTTACTGGTTGCAGGCTTCTGCTCCTGCTGTCCCGCTTTTATATTGCATACTGCATTGTAGTCATGCTTCAAATGAGGAGCAACTACTTTTTCCTGGAGAAAGACAAATTGTAAGATTAGCACAATGCGTCACCATATCCATAAATAAGGGTGCAGATCGAAACAGTACCTTGAAAACATCAAGTGGGCAAAGGTCAGAACCATCACAACCCTGTAAGGCAAAACACAAAATGTCAATATATGCAACAGAAAATTACTGTGGTACACTAATCGTAACCATTCCTAAAACAGCTAACCATTGTTTGGCACTACAAAatggaatgaaagaaaaataataacatTTTTGAATTACAGTGTGTGTGCTCGTGAAATCTCAGAAGAAAAGTGTAAACAAAGTTTGGAATCCAAATACTCAAATATCAGGGGCTTACAGGCACAGGAACGGGATGCTCATTGTGCAACACTTGCACAAAGTACTTGCTTGAACTTTTGGCTGGACAGCTGTACAGAACAAGCATGTTATTCCCACCAAAAGGTGCCACATTGCTGCACTTCCAATTTCTTTTCTGGGGAGGCTTTGGAGGGTGTTCCAAGGGCTGTTCCCTCTTTATTTGTTGAAATTCTGAAATATTGAAAGTGTAAACCTACTAAGAGAATGGTATATAGAAAAAGCCATAGATACAAGCATTGAAGTCCCCCCACCCACATACAGCCAGATCATTGCCAGCAAAGTTAAAAATTTACTTATCAAATCACTCACCAGATCCTTCAAGAAAAAGCCCGAGCAAGCATGAAAATGGAACCACAGTTTCTGCGTGTGCAAACCTCATCCTTGCCTTTTCATAAGTGCCAGGAGCATGTTTTTCTACAGAAGAAAAAGTGAGTGTTGAAATATCCAAGTCCAATCGC
Protein-coding regions in this window:
- the LOC133714665 gene encoding eukaryotic translation initiation factor 2 subunit alpha homolog: MASHTPNLECRMYEARYPEVDMAVMIQVKNIADMGAYVSLLEYNNIEGMILFSELSRRRIRSVSSLIKVGRIEPVMVLRVDKEKGYIDLSKRRVSEEDIATCEERYNKSKLVHSIMRHVAETLGIDLEELYVNIGWPLYRKYGHAFEAFKVIVTDPDTVLNALTCEVKETGPDGQEVTKVVPAVSEEVKDSLVKNIRRRMTPQPLKIRADIEMKCFQFDGVLHIKDAMRKAEAAGNNDCPVKIKLVAPPLYVLTTQTLDKEQGITVLGNAIVACTKAIEHHKGKLLVKEAPRVVSEKEDKLLQEHMSKLRQENEEVGGDTGSEDEEDTGMGEVDVENGGHAL